Part of the Serinus canaria isolate serCan28SL12 chromosome 1, serCan2020, whole genome shotgun sequence genome is shown below.
ACCTTTTCCAACTGCATTACCAAgcaaacacttctgaaaaagGCCTGCTAATAATGACTCATACTGAAAACAGAGGACACAGCTACTCAATCTTCTCAGTTGTTTATGTGTCAAAATGTCTGTACCAAAGCCCTCATTGATACCCTGTAAGGATGTTTTGTGTGTGCCTTGTTCACCCCTTGCAGAAGGAGAATCTGTTCATCATGAGAAGCTGTCAGCATGATTACAACCttagcaaaaatatttagagTTATCAAAGGCCTTGCTAACTGCTCTGGAGAGATTTGCATGACATCCAGGCTTGGATTAAAGCAgaatttgaatttctttaaGTAAAAGCCAGTAAAAAGCAACCTAATCACTGCCCAAAAATTCCAGATATGTTAGGACAGAATTAATTCTGGGTTGTGTGCAGAAACTGGGAGGGGTTTTTTCTCaaatcagggagaaaaaaaataatataaaataataattggATATTACAGAGAACAATTTCACATGAGGGTTTGGCTttgtaagaaattaaattaatatggCAGGCATGCTCTGATCAAGGATACTTAAAATCTAAATTCCTTGGGTGTTTTCTTGGTCAAGGAGCAAACTCTGGTTTTCCTAGCAGTGAATCCACAGGAGTCAGAGGCAGATATTTGTCAGAGGCTTTGTCCTGCTCAGTCGTGCCTTGGGCTTCACGGTTCATTAGATTGGTAAAAGCACATTTAACCCTACCTGTGCATCATGCTGTGACTCCTGGCTCTGAATCCCACACCCCAGAGGATTTCATTGGCAAATAAAGAACTTTCTAGAGCAAAACCAACCAGAACAaaacacacagccctgagcacaggcGGTACAGGACGGGAAAAGCACGACAAACATTCACTTACCCGTGGCAGAGTTGTCAAAAATAAGAGTTACACTTGCATTCTGAGGGCTGGGGAGTGCTTCTATGTCAGCTAAACAAGTCAAAACTTCCGTGTCCCTCGGAGTCAGAGTTAAGGTGCTCAGGGCATTGTGGAGGCCATGAGATCCTGGGCTTTGCTGGGTAACATAGCTTGATTTATCAACCAAAGAGTCATTTGTCATCCAGGCAATGACTGGAGCTGGAGCCCATCCTAAGGCTTCACAAACAATCTCAATTGTTTGGTTGTCTTTTACTGTTAAGGTGCTATTTTTGATGAGTAAAGATCCATTAACTGTGGGAGGGAAAAGATGGTTTTGTTCCTTCAGAACGTTTCGCTGCATTGCTTTCCTGCTGGTAGTTTTTAAATCTTATCTTGCTACCCCGAAATAGCTATGCCTTGAGATATGAAGTGGAAAACAATTATTAATACAGATATACCACATGTAGGATGGAAACATGCAGATATTTCAACTACATGGCCCCATTACCCAATATGTTAAAGCACAAGTCTCAGCTTTCAGTAGCTCTCcaataaaaagcaggaaattgcattttttggACACCTTGACACATATACAGCTGGAGGACAACACAGTGAAATAACAGGGTTTCTCTCTACGTTTTAAATATGCTCAGGTCATATAAGAAGAGGTTTACAGGTAGGTGATGAGATCATCCCTGCACCGAGCCCCTCCTTGACAAATGGAGAGTGCCTGGTGGTGAGATCCTGCtttcctggctgcaggctgAGAAGGAATAAGAgatggagcaggaaaaaaagagaggcagTTAAACCGTCTGCTATTGGCACTCTGCATGTGACACTAAAACCCAATCAGTAAAATTAGggtgagctgggcaggaggcaaAGGATGGTGAATGAGAGCAtgtgctccttcccagggaTAACCTGAGCAATTCCTCAGAGGATTCCCTTAAGTGAAGCAcaataaaacagctttttttttttggtggctaTGATGCCTcaagttttagcttttatgtttttcatgttctgtgctgctttagtgtgtgggtctgggcttcatattatgggatggagagctctgtgcacagagcagggagacaaaacaattcctgttccagctgggcaccaaggacaaatgagccaaatctcagcccaggagcacaaaccccgtgggctggagagagaaaaacaagcagggtgggagtgcctgggctaaagctgggctgggacaatgaactgcaaggtgggaatggagcagagctgatcccagggagagaccccatgcccggccgggcattttggggccattttgggtcaccttgggtgcagccctggctgggctctggtgctgcccaaggtgggttcatggaggagatccttggaatcaatccctgctttattctttagctctgttctaggtcagccttcccaaggcatcagCCATACACACCTTGAACAGAGAGAAAGGCAAAGTTGTTCTGGCTGGGTTGCTGGATGCTGCACTCAATCCTGCCAGAGTCACTCAGCTGGGTGTTGTGGATGATCAGCTCCGAGGTGAACTCATCCCCAGCGCTGTAGTTCCTGGAGGTGAAGCGGTCTGTGGTctccacagagccctgggagctgaggacAGTGAGCACAGGACTGCCCTTGAAGAGCCAGATGAGGACTTTCCATCCTGCAGACACCGTGCAGTTGAACCTGGCCTCTGAGCCAGCCAGCACTGTGGCGTTCTCAGGGCCTTTTGTGATGGAGTAACAAAAGCCCAGACCTGTGAGGGAACCAAAATCAGTCCATAAATACATatacaacagcagcagaggtggttGGATAGCGTCAAACATCTTAACCAGTTCAGAGAGGGAGGTGGGCAATCTATTCTTTCAGATCCTGCTTAGATTGAGTggtttactttaaaaatacctttaattattttgtctctccttttcccactcCTGTTTCTCTTCAGAAATTCAGTGACTATCATTttgctgacagaaaaaaatcccacttttaagaaggaaaatacatgAGTTGCCTACActttaaataattaaaggaGTGTGTAACCAGTCCCTTTTCCATAACTTGCATGGCCAGTGATTTTTTGCAGCCCCACCATTTATCCTTCAGTGCTCTTTCCCCTGTTCCTCAATCATTCATCACACACATTGTGATGTACTTCTTCTAAAGCCTTCCTCAGGCTTTCTGTTATCCAAGGCCTGCTCAAGCTCATTAGTTCTAACTCCTTGAAAGGCAGTGTGAATTctggcaaatatttttcagagctgaaagcCCCTAACAAagtcattttgttttcctttcctcctcatATTCCCAGGGCCTCCCATTGCCACCTCCACCAATTGCACAGGGATATTTGGAGTCCAGGCATGGAcatttccctcctgccagggggATCTGCCTCCCCAGGGAACAATCCTGCTGAGGGAGCACCAGGACTGCTGTGGTGCCCCAATgcttccagctgagctctgcatgATGACAGCAATTAGAacctgcagcccatggcagCCTAATT
Proteins encoded:
- the IGSF5 gene encoding immunoglobulin superfamily member 5, with protein sequence MKSFQKYILLPLILTASLPGLGFCYSITKGPENATVLAGSEARFNCTVSAGWKVLIWLFKGSPVLTVLSSQGSVETTDRFTSRNYSAGDEFTSELIIHNTQLSDSGRIECSIQQPSQNNFAFLSVQVNGSLLIKNSTLTVKDNQTIEIVCEALGWAPAPVIAWMTNDSLVDKSSYVTQQSPGSHGLHNALSTLTLTPRDTEVLTCLADIEALPSPQNASVTLIFDNSATENYYSEDNRSTWVIVLAVVLSFLGIVLLVVIVVVAVRCCMKRRASTYQNEIRKVSAEKKKGDLEDRQSGSENLGYIPEELWNTEQSPGLSSLPPMFSKFAGPDDNLHITSVPKVRPQRRPDYPISPKKIRNVTLV